A part of Deltaproteobacteria bacterium genomic DNA contains:
- a CDS encoding methyltransferase domain-containing protein translates to MLTERQAQDLEESLRQRYELDWDQARVRDLTLKILYIKDLETHLISQIEAGAWSLENFPYWAKVWESALVLADFMVAQEPVPGHRILELGAGLGFVGLFAAARGHLVTLTDNHPDALAFATLSAYYNKLTNATIQFLDWHHPELGQAYDWLIGSELLCNPKFFDSLIELCHRYLAPGGRVYITQTAHFKGQYHFLELTQNRFVVRYRKKTLRLDQEPKTILFFELRRPE, encoded by the coding sequence ATGTTAACCGAAAGACAAGCCCAGGATCTGGAGGAAAGTCTCCGGCAACGCTATGAACTGGATTGGGACCAGGCCCGGGTGCGGGACCTAACCCTGAAGATTCTATACATCAAGGACCTGGAGACCCATCTGATAAGCCAGATTGAGGCTGGAGCCTGGTCACTGGAAAATTTCCCTTACTGGGCCAAGGTTTGGGAGTCGGCCTTGGTGTTGGCAGATTTTATGGTGGCCCAGGAGCCAGTTCCGGGCCACCGGATTCTGGAGTTGGGGGCCGGCTTGGGTTTTGTCGGTCTATTCGCTGCAGCTCGAGGGCATTTGGTCACTCTTACTGACAACCATCCTGATGCCCTGGCCTTTGCCACACTAAGTGCCTACTATAATAAACTTACCAACGCAACCATTCAGTTCCTGGATTGGCATCATCCTGAGCTGGGTCAGGCTTATGACTGGCTCATTGGCTCGGAACTCCTTTGTAATCCTAAATTTTTTGATTCCCTGATCGAGCTGTGCCACCGCTACCTGGCTCCCGGAGGACGCGTTTATATCACTCAGACCGCCCATTTCAAGGGCCAGTATCACTTCTTAGAACTGACCCAGAATCGCTTTGTGGTGCGCTATCGGAAAAAGACCCTGCGTCTCGACCAGGAGCCGAAAACCATTCTCTTTTTTGAATTGCGCCGCCCCGAATAG